In Macadamia integrifolia cultivar HAES 741 chromosome 12, SCU_Mint_v3, whole genome shotgun sequence, the following are encoded in one genomic region:
- the LOC122057812 gene encoding uncharacterized protein LOC122057812, producing MVVKMMKWRPWPPLLSKKFEVRLVLRRLEGLNPPVVPAEGENSTAEVPRLVVEIRWKGSKNALSSLRRSVKRNFTKEEDVQSDGVVCWNEEFLSVCSLTAYKDNAFQPWEISFTVLNGLKQGLKNKVSVIGTATLNLAEFASAAEEELAINVPLIQPVGGAELHPVICMSLSLLELRVTQEPGAIMQRSIVPVPLSPPPGEIVSTEKDEVSAIKAGLRRVKILTEYVSTRRAKKACHEEEGSEGRCSPRSEDGDCTYPFDTDSLDDYGDREVEDEKVDSSFRKSFSYGTLAYANCVGGSFYSEMRINGENGDWIYYSNRKSDVGSLNMESKASVSPQSVLQSSKRSILPWRKRKLSFRSPKSKGEPLLKKAYAEEGGDDIDFDRRQLSSSDESNRGWSKADEDSTANRSSVSEFGDDNFAVGSWEHKEVISRDGHMKLQSQVFYASIDQRSERAAGESACTALVAVIADWFQNNRDDMPIKSQFDSLIREGSLEWRNLCENESYRERFPDKHFDLETVLQAKMRPIAVAPQKSFIGFFHPDGMEDGGFDFLHGAMSFDNIWDEITHAASNCPSNGDPQVYIVSWNDHFFVLKVEAEAYYIIDTLGERLYEGCHQAYILKFDKDTKIHRMPKEAQSEEKPAGDQQKATTAAESANGQVQQSNLMEDPAAGPLVLKPEESNNSEGEEVVCSGKESCKEYIKNFLAAIPLRELQVDIKKGFMASTPLHHRLQIEFHYTEFLQTEPETDTEPETETEPVTSPHEAAAATATATTAGTPIEPEPEPEPEPVISPYEAAAATIGTPMALAVAAA from the exons ATGGTGGTTAAGATGATGAAATGGCGTCCATGGCCGCCTCTATTATCGAAGAAATTTGAGGTTAGGCTGGTTCTTCGAAGGCTTGAAGGGTTGAATCCTCCTGTGGTTCCGGCGGAAGGAGAGAATTCGACGGCGGAGGTTCCAAGATTAGTGGTGGAGATCAGGTGGAAAGGTTCGAAGAACGCTTTGAGTTCGTTGAGGAGGTCAGTGAAGAGGAACTTTACTAAAGAGGAGGATGTGCAGAGTGATGGTGTTGTTTGTTGGAACGAGGAGTTTCTTTCGGTTTGTAGCCTTACTGCTTACAAAGACAACGCTTTTCAGCCGTGGGAGATCTCATTCACCGTCCTCAAT GGCTTGAAACAAGGGCTAAAGAATAAGGTCTCTGTTATTGGAACAGCAACGTTAAACCTTGCAGAATTTGCTTCTGCAGCTGAAGAGGAGCTTGCAATTAATGTCCCTCTCATTCAGCCTGTTGGTGGTGCCGAGCTTCATCCTGTTATCTGT ATGTCTCTTAGTTTATTGGAATTAAGAGTCACCCAAGAACCTGGTGCGATAATGCAGAGATCAATTGTTCCTGTTCCACTGTCACCCCCACCTGGAGAAATCGTCTCAACGGAGAAAGATGAAGTTTCTGCCATTAAAGCAGGTCTGCGAAGAGTAAAAATACTTACTGAATATGTGTCTACTAGAAGAGCTAAGAAGGCGTGCCATGAGGAAGAGGGTAGTGAGGGCAGATGCTCACCAAGAAGCGAGGATGGTGACTGCACATACCCTTTTGACACTGACTCACTGGATGATTACGGTGATAGAGAAGTGGAGGATGAGAAGGTAGATTCTAGTTTCAGGAAATCATTCAGTTATGGTACGTTGGCCTATGCAAACTGTGTTGGAGGATCATTTTACTCTGAGATGAGAATCAATGGAGAGAATGGGGACTGGATTTACTACAGCAATCGCAAATCTGATGTGGGGTCCTTGAATATGGAGTCAAAGGCATCAGTCTCACCGCAATCTGTACTGCAGAGTTCAAAGAGGAGCATCTTGCCTTGGAGGAAAAGGAAACTGAGCTTCAGATCTCCTAAATCAAAGGGTGAACCACTTTTGAAGAAAGCCTATGCGGAAGAAGGTGGGGATGACATTGATTTTGATCGTCGTCAGCTCAGCTCCTCAGATGAGTCCAATCGAGGG TGGTCTAAGGCAGATGAGGATTCAACTGCAAATAGGTCGTCAGTGTCCGAATTTGGGGATGATAATTTTGCAGTGGGGAGCTGGGAGCACAAGGAAGTAATAAGCCGTGATGGACACATGAAGCTCCAGAGTCAAGTTTTCTATGCTTCAATTGATCAAAGAAGTGAACGGGCTGCAGGAGAAAGCGCATGCACCGCCCTGGTTGCTGTTATCGCTGACTGGTTCCAGAATAACCGAGATGATATGCCTATTAAATCCCAGTTTGACAGCCTGATCAGAGAAGGTTCATTAGAGTGGAGAAACCTCTGTGAGAATGAGAGCTATAGGGAGCGGTTTCCTGACAAGCACTTCGATCTTGAGACAGTCCTCCAGGCCAAGATGCGGCCTATAGCTGTTGCCCCTCAGAAGTCTTTTATTGGGTTCTTCCATCCGGATGGCATGGAAGATGGTGGTTTTGACTTCCTACATGGTGCTATGTCTTTTGACAACATTTGGGATGAGATCACCCATGCTGCATCAAATTGCCCCAGCAATGGTGATCCCCAGGTGTACATTGTCAGCTGGAATGACCACTTTTTTGTCCTTAAAGTTGAAGCAGAGGCTTACTACATCATTGACACATTAGGTGAAAGGCTCTATGAGGGGTGCCACCAGGCATATATTCTGAAATTCGACAAAGACACTAAAATCCACAGAATGCCCAAGGAGGCACAGTCGGAGGAAAAACCTGCTGGGGATCAGCAGAAGGCAACAACAGCAGCCGAATCTGCAAATGGGCAGGTGCAGCAGAGCAACCTCATGGAGGATCCAGCTGCTGGGCCTTTAGTTTTAAAGCCGGAGGAATCAAACAACAGTGAAGGAGAGGAGGTTGTGTGCAGTGGGAAGGAGTCATGCAAGGAATACATCAAGAACTTCTTGGCTGCCATTCCTCTAAGGGAATTGCAAGTGGATATCAAGAAGGGATTTATGGCATCAACACCTCTTCATCATCGACTTCAGATTGAATTTCACTACACTGAGTTTCTACAGACAGAACCTGAGACTGACACCGAGCCTGAGACTGAGACTGAACCTGTAACTTCACCACATgaggcagcagcagcaacagcaacagcaacaactgCAGGCACCCCAATTGAGCCTGAGCCTGAGCCTGAGCCTGAGCCTGTAATTTCACCATatgaagcagcagcagcaaccaTAGGCACCCCAATGGCATTGGCAGTAGCAGCGGCGTAG
- the LOC122094782 gene encoding uncharacterized protein LOC122094782 translates to MDSVVKQEIFETGELLAERCSGNLSKPVSVIIPIPSDECLPEIVREKKSDVECRSWLEEFERAIRLSYRNRSKGNTTARHNQFIAAIEEQICHVEKALIESLEEEGKQPLRWVNLDEEERDDFTSFLSRTPGTSQGTKEGNDDLRPTTDNSLKGIDRRRKVADFHIDLACRIDNPE, encoded by the exons ATGGATTCCGTTGTTAAACAAGAAATCTTCGAAACTGGTGAACTTCTAGCGGAGAGATGCTCGGGAAACTTATCTAAACCTGTCTCCGTTATTATACCGATTCCCTCTGATGAATGTTTGCCAGAAATagtaagggagaagaagagtgacgTAGAGTGTCGGAGCTGG TTGGAAGAGTTTGAGAGGGCAATCAGATTGAGCTATAGAAATCGTTCTAAGGGTAATACAACAgctaggcataatcaattcatTGCAGCCATAGAAGAACAGATATGTCATGTAGAAAAGGCGTTAATAGAATCCCTGGAAGAGGAAGGGAAGCAACCCCTGCGATGGGTAAACTTGGATGAAGAAGAACGTGATGATTTTACTTCATTTCTTTCAAGAACTCCAGGAACCTCACAAGGTACTAAAGAGGGAAATGATGATCTTAGACCTACCACAGATAACTCTCTTAAGGGGATTGATCGAAGGAGAAAAGTTGCAGATTTTCATATTGATCTTGCCTGCAGAATAGATAATCCAGAGTAA